The genomic stretch AATTCAGCGACACGTCCATATTGCGCATGAAGCGGGTGACCCGAAAGCCGACCTCGGAATCGCTCAGCCGGCCGTCCCGGGGTTTTTTGGTCTTGGCCAGCTGGATCGCAGGAGATTGCAGGAACAGGTCGAGCTGTCCGCTCTCCCGGAACTGCCACTCGCTGCCCAGGTCTGCGGGCCGGTTGTCCTCAAAGTCGAGAAACCACACGCCCTCAAACACCCAGTCGCCGAAGGTGTAATCGAGCCGTGTGCCCCACAGCGGGATGCGCGCGTCAATGAAGTCGTCGAGGATGAACTCCCGAAAATCCTGGGGATTGATGACATCCAGAATCCGCAGGCCGAGCGATTCGCCCCACACCACCTGCTGGCGGCCGACCCGCAGGTCAAAATCGCCCTGGACGATTTCGAGATACAGCTCACGCAGCTCGGCCTGGAAAAAATCGCCGCTGGCCCAGCGGTCAATCGGCCCGGCGCCAAAGTCGTGGGTGTTGCTCTCCAGGTGGTTGGCCGGATCGATCAGCGCCCGCCCGATCGAGGTCAGGGTCATCCAGTCGCTCAGCTCGATATCAACGTCGATCTCCAGCCAGTTCTGGGCCTTGGAGAACTGACGCGGCGAGTACAACCGAAAGGCGGTCTCGTTTTTGATGAAGGCCACCCCGTCAATCCGCTCCTGCCACAGCTGGTGGACCCAGCTCGGCAGCATACTTTTTTCGTCCTCCGGTCACGGCCGGAACAAATGCCTGGCGGGTGGGCGGCGGCGCCGGAGGCGGCGCGGGCGCGGGAGCTTCAGCCACAGTGGGCGCGGTCGGGGCCGGACGCGGTGCGGCCGGTGTCCGGGCGGCCAGGGCGGTCGTACCCGGCCGCCGAAACAACACCTGGGCTTGCACTCCCTCAGCCGGCGACTGGGCAAAGACCAGACGCAGCCGGTTTTCCTGCTGGCGTACCTCAAACGGCGGGATTTGGCTGCCGCTCAGGTCAACCACAAAGCGCAGCCGGTCCGAATGAGAGCCGACCCGCACCGCGCTGACCAGGGCGTCGCGCGCCGTGTAGCGTGCCGACGGCCCGGGCGCGACCGGCCCGGTCACATCGAGCACCAGCCGGGGCGGGTCGGACAGGGCAAAAGACCGTACGCTGTGGGGCGACTGGGAGAACACGAAGCTGAGCGCCTGGCGGTCGTCCTCAAGCCCGAGCTGGAGTTCGTCCAGGTGCAGCCCGGCCGCCGCAGGCGTCGCTTCGCCGGACGCGGTCGGGGCGGAGGCCTGCGGCCGAGCGGACGGGGCGGCTGGGGTCGCGGACGCCGTCTGACCGGACGCGGTGCGGAGCGGCGGAAAGAGCTGCCGGCTGGCCTCGCGGGCGTCCCCCGGGGTTTGGACAAGCGCGCTCAGCCGCGTGCCGTCGTGCTCGATGGTATAGCTTGGCAGGCTGTCGGTCTTGAAGTCGAGTACAAAGCGCAGGCGCTGGGGATGCGCGCCCTGGCGGATACGCCACACGGTCTCGTCGTGGGTTGTATAGCTGGTCGAGATCGTCCCCTGGGCCGGACCACTGACATCGATGACCAGCCGGGGCGGGTCGGACAGGCCAAAGGCTTTCACCTCGGTCGGGGCGGTCGAGAAGCGCCAGTTCAGCCGCTTGTGGCCGGCGGTGGATTCGAGCCGGAGTTCCTGGACCTCAAGCACGAGCGGCCCGGAAGCCCGCAGTTCAGCGGTCTGGGGACCGAGTCCGACAAAGAGTCCGAGCCAGCCCAAGGTGATAATCCGACGCAGTGTTTTCATGTGTCTTGACCGTGAGCCGTCAGGTGCGCCAGATTTCAGCTCCCCACTCCGGCATCCGCCCTCCGAGCCTCAGAGCGCCCCCTCGCACGGGCGGCGCTCTTCAGCATTCATCGTTCAGCATTCATCGTTCAGCATTCAGCATTATCTAGGGCGCGCCCTTGCGCAGGGAACGCTCGGTGAACAGACTCTCCCGAAAGCCCTGGTTGAATTTCACATTGCTGATATCCAGCTCGGTCTTGTGACCGGTGAGCTGATTTTCGACCACCGTTTTTCTCCAGTTCCAGATGCCGTCGATCTGCACCCAGTCCTGGTACATGATCTTGAGCAGGCGACCCTTGCGGTCGTAGAACTCGATCTTGGGCGTTGTCCAGGTCTCGGCATTCACCCAGGTCAGCTTCTTGCTGTAGATGTAGTTTTCCTTTTTGGCCACCGCCTGGACCACATACAGCTTGGTGCCGTTGTTCTGTTCAACCCGGACCAGGGTGTGGGTGTCTTCCTCAACCTCGCGGTCGCCCATGTCGTCGTAGATCATGTCGCTGCCCATGAACGAGTTTTCCTTGTCGCCCGAGGCAATCCGCCGCACCTTGCGCAGGGCCGGCAGATAGATCCACTGGTCGTCGTCGGCATCGGCGTCCTCCTGGGACCAGTTCAGGAAGGTGGTGTCTTTGACATCCGGCGGCGAGCTGAAATAGATGAACGACTTGCTCGACAGCCCGTCATTGCCGTCATAGTCCTTCCAGTAGCGCAGGGTGTGACGCTTGCGCTGTTTACCGGCCTTATTGGTCAGCGTCCAGCTCGCCTCAGACACCTGATCGTCGCCGTCTTCGCGCTCATCAACATTGATCGCAATCTGGAGGCCGCTCGGCTCGCCCGGAATCTCTTCCGCTCCGGCGGGCACGGGGGCCAACAGCATAACTCCAGCCACTAGCAGAACAGTTCGCATAATCTTTCTCCTTCCTCTCGCTTAGGCCCTGTCTTCAGGGCGGGTTGTCACAACAGCCCCGTTGTGTGGACCGTACACAAAACGGGGCTTCCACGTATTCAACATCACCGGCAGCAGCGTCATCGAGGCCACCAGGCACGCCCCCATGTTCAGCGCCATCATCGCTCCCAGATAGTAGTTGGGCAGGAATTTCGAGGTCAGAAAGACGAGGAAGCCACCGATGACCACGACGGCATTGAAGAAGATGGCTTTGCCCGAGGTCACCATGGTGGCCAGGGTGATCGCTTCCGGGTCGGTCAATCCCTCACGCACTTTGAGCCGATACTTGTTGAGAAAATGAATCGTATAGTCGATCCCGACCCCGATGACCATCGAGGCGGTGAGCGATTTGCCGATTTCCAGCGGGCTCTGGAGCAGGCCCAGCAGACCGAAGCTGAAGATGATCACCACCCCGATGGGAATGACCGTGATCAGACCGGCCGTGAGCGACCGGAACATGAGCGCGGTGAGGACGAACACCGCCCCCAACGAGGTGACCAGGCTGGCAGCCTGGCTGCTGACGACCAGCTCGCTCATCCGGTTGACAAAATACCCGTTGCCGGCAAAGCCGATACGAAAGCCGCTTTGGGTCTCCCAGTTGGTGATCGTCGGCTCGATGTTGACCAGCCAGCGCCCCAGGCGGATGGACAGCGGATCGCGGTGGCTCAGCTGTCCGTTATCGACCAACTCCGCCCGCCCGAACTGCTCCTCGGCAAAGTCTTGAGCCCGCTGGACCACCCGCAGCACATCGTCGGTGCTGTCGGAGCGCAGGTAAAACGCCACGTTGGCGTGCTGGTAGTCATAATCGACGACCTCGTCGAAATCGTCCGGGTCGCCGGAGAACGAGTACAGCAGCAGGTACTGGGCCACCAGGTCACGGTCGGTCGGCACGACCTCCATCTCGGGCCGGTCCTCGTTCATGATCCGGTTCATGCGCTTGACGTACTCGGCGATGGACACCGAGCCGCCGACCATGGGGTCCTGTTCGACCTCGGCCTGCAGCAGGTCGAGTTTGGCCAGCAGACCGGGATCTTTGAGCCGGTCGGGCTCATGCCCCTCGATCACCACATACACGGGCGTCGTGCCCTGGAAGGTGTCCCGCAAGATCCGATCCGCAGTGCGGACCGGACTGTCGGGATGAAAGATGCCGATGGGTGAGGAATCGACCGGAATATAGCGGCTGCCGACCAGACACAGGCCAACAATCCCCAGCGTCGGCAGCCACACCAGCAGCGGCCGCCGGGCCACACCTCGGCCCAGGACGGCCAGCGTCCGGGCCGCCCAGCCGGTCGCCGCCAGGTCACCGCTGCGCCGCATCTGGCGCACCAGACCCCGGCTGACCTTGGCCGGCAGCATGGACAGCAGGGCCGGGAAGAGGGTCAGGGAGAAGACCATGGCCGCCAGCACGCCAAAGGCGGTGAAAAATCCGAACTGACGGATCGGGGGCATCGGAGCGGCCACAAACGACAGGAAGCCCGCCGCCGTGGTCAGCGAGGTGAACACCACCGGCCGCCACATCTCGCACAGGGCGGCCACGGTCGCCTCGGACGAGGACAGCTGCGGGTGCTCCAGAAGTTCGTCGTAGTAGCGGCTCAGAATATGAATGCCGTCGGCCACCCCGATCGCCATCAGCACAACCGGCAGCATGGTCGAAATGAAGAACATCGGGACTTCGAGCGCCGCCATCAGCCCCAGGGTCCAGATCACCGCTCCGACCACCACCACCAGGGGCAGGAGCACGCCGCGCAGACTCCGGTAGGTACAGTACAGCGCCCCGAGCACGACCAGCACGACCAGGGGCAGGAAGGTCTGCATGTCCTCACGCCCATAGTCACCGACCATCACCTCGATGGCGCCCCGGCCGGCGATATAAAAGGCTTCAGGCGCCCCGGCATCCTGCTGGGCCTGGACCATGTGTTCGATCGCGCTATAGACGGCCATCCGGCGCGCCACTCCCTCAAGCGTCCCCCCGGACTCCTCCATTTTGGCCATAATCAGCAGCCCGGTGCTGTCCTGCGACACCAGCCAGTTGACGTACATTGGGTTGCCGAACAGATTCTCTTTGAGCGCGCCCAGCGCCTCGGGCGTGTCCGGCACGTCCTCCATGAACGGGTTGACGGCCATGCCGTCGGCCGTGCCGGTGATATTATCCATGGTCGCTACGCTGGCGATGTCTTCATCCCGGACCGCCTTGATGCCCGGCAACAGGGCAATCTGCTCGGACAGGTCTTTGACAATGCCCAGCGTGCGCGGGTTGAACACGCCGTTTTCGGCCGGGTTGGTGTTCAGCACGCCAATGACAATCAGGTCACGGATGCCAAAGCGGTCTTCGACCAGGTCACTGTAGTGCAGGACCGGATCGTCGGTTGGAATCATGGCCTCGGCATCGCTCTCAAAGCGCAGCGTGCTCATTTGCACCCAGGCCAGCCCAGTGCAGCCCAGGACCAGGCCGATAGTCAGCCACCGAAAGCGGAGGATGGTGCGAAAGACGGCTTCCATGACGCCTTGCCTCAGAGCACGTTCTCCCGGCCGTACACAAACCGGGGTTTACAGGTATTCAGGATGGCCGGCAGAACCGTCATCGACACCAGCAGACAGGCGCCCATGTTGAGCATCAGCATGGCGCCCAGATAAAAATTGGGCATAAAGTTGGAACTCAGAAACACGGCAAAACCGCCGATGACCACCACCGCATTAAAAAAGATGGCCTTGCCCGAGGTCGCCATGGTCGCCACGGTGATGGCGGTCGGCTGGCTCAGCCCGCTGCGGACCTTGAGCCGGTATTTACTCAGAAAGTGAATCGTGTAGTCGATGCCGATGCCGATCACCATCGACGAGGTCAGGGCCTTGCCGATCTCAAGCTCAAGGCCGAACAGGCCCATCACGCCAAAGCTGAAGATGATCACAATGCCGATCGGGATGACGTTGACCAGACCGGCGACCACGGAGCGGAACATGAACGCGGTCAGCACAAAGACCGCGCCCAGCGAGACCAGCAGGCTCGACACCTGACCGCTGATGACCAGCTCGCTCAAGTGGTAGGTGAAATAGGCGCCGCCGGCAAAACCGATCCGAAAGCCCTGGTCCGTCTCCCAACCGGTCTGCACCGGCGCCAGGTCGAGCAGCCGGCGGCCGACCCGCAGCGCCAGCGGCTCGGCGTCGGCCTCGCCAGCCTGCTCTGCACGGCCAAACTCGGCCAGGGCATAGTCCTGGACCTGTCTGACCACGTGGGCAATTTCCCGGCTGCTGTCCTCACGCAGGTAAAACGCCACGTTGGCGTACTGATAGTCGTAGTCGACCACCTCGTCGAAGTCGTCCGGCTCACCCGAGAAGGAGTACAGCAGCAGGTACTGGGCAACCAGGTCGCGGTTGGTGGGGATGACCTCCATCTCGGGCCGGTCTTCGTTCATCACCCGGTTCATGCGCTTGATGAACTCGGCGATGGACACCGAGCCGCCCACAATCGGGTTCTGCTCGGCCGCAGCCTGCATGCGGTCAATCTGCTGCAACAGGCCGGGGTCTTTGAGCCGGTCGGCCTCGTGGCCCTCGATCACGACGTACAGCGGGACGGTGCCCTGAAACTTCTGGCGCAGGACGCCCTCGGCGACGCGGATGGAGCTGGAGTCGGGAAAAATACGGATGGCCGAGGTGTTGACCACAATGCGCTGGGTGCCGGCCAGACACACCAGGACAACGACTACGCTCGGCACCCACACCAGCAGCGGACGCTGGGCCACGCTGCGGCCCAGCCAGGCCAGGCCCCGGGCCGCCCAGCCGGTGGCGGCCAGGTCACCGCTACGGGCCATCTGGCGGGCCAGGCCACGGCTGACCTTGACCGGCAGCATGGACAGCACCGCAGGCAGCAGGGTCAGCGATAAGACCATCGCCACCAGCACCCCGACGGCGGCAAACAGGCCAAAGTCGCGCTGGGGCGGCATGGGAGCGGTCAGAAACGACAGGAAGCCGGCCGCGGTGGTCAGCGAGGTCAGCATCACCGGCAGCCACATTTCGCTCATCGTGGCCACTACGGCCGTCGGTCCGTCGGTGTCCGGGTGTTCCAGAATCTCGTCGTAGTAGCGGCTCAGAATGTGAATCCCGTCCGCCACCCCGATCGCCATCAGGACGACCGGCATCATGGTCGAGATGAAGTACAGCGGAAAGCCGAGCCCGCCCATCAGACCCAGGGTCCAGATCACCGACCCGACCACCACCGCAAACGGCAGCAGTACGCCGCGCAGGCTGCGATAGGTCAGGTACAGCGTCAGCAGCACCACGCCGAGCACCAACGGCAGAAAGGTGGCCATGTCCTGGCGGCCGTAGCGGCCGACCGTGATCTCCATCGCCCCGCGGCCGGCCACATACAGCTGCTCGGGCACGCCGGCGTCGCGTTTGGCCTGGACCATGGCCTCGATGGCGTTATACGCCTCGGCGCGCTGGGCCAGCCCGGCGGTGTTATCCACCGCCGACTCCAGCTTGGCCATGATCAGCAGCCCGGTGCCGTCGCGCGACACCAGCCAATCGACATACATCTCGTTACGAAACAGATTGTTCCGCAGAGCGGCCAGCGCTTCCGGCGTGTCGGGCACGCTTTCCATGAACGGATCGACCGCCATGCCGTCGGCCGTGCCGGTGATATTGTCCATGGTCGCCACACTCGACACGTCCTCGTCGCGCACGGCCTTGATGCCGGGCAGCAGGGCGATCTTTTCGGACAGCTCCTTGACGATGGCCAGGGTGCGCGGGTTGAACACGCCGTTTTCGTCGGGATTCTCGTTCAGCACCCCGACCACGATGTTGTCGCGCATGCCAAAGCGGTCTTCGACCTGTTCCTTGTACATGCTGACCGGGTTGTCGGCCGGCACCATGGCGTCCAGATCGCTCTCAAAGCGCAGATGGTTGCGCAGCTGTCCCCAGGCGAGGACCGAGATGCCCAGGACCAGGGCAATGATCAGCCAGCGCAGGCGGATCACGACCTGAAAGAACGACTTCATGCCGAGGGGGCTCCCTCCTGCTCCCGACCGAAGCCGAGGCCCGCGTCCGGCTCTTGCGGCTCCGGCCGTACGACCACGGGCGAGGTCCTGGCGTACACAAAGCGAGGCTTCCAGGTGTTCAGAATCGCCGGCAACACCGTCATCGACACCAAGAGGCAGGCGCCCATATTCAGCGACAGCATCGCCCCCAGGTAAAAATTGGGCCGAAAGTTTGAGGTCAGGAAAACCAGGAAGCTCGCCGTCACAACCAGCGCATTAAAAAAGATGGCTTTGCCCGAGGTCGCCATCGTCGCGGCGGTAATCTTTTCCGGGTCCGTCAGGCCAGCGCGGACTTTAATCCGATATTTATTCAGGAAGTGGATCGTATAATCGATGCCAATCCCAATCACCATGGAGGCGGTCAGCGATTTGCCAACCTCCAGGGGGATGCCGAGGAGTCCAAGCAGGCCAAAACTGAAAATCATCACCAGACTGATCGGGATGATATTGATCAGCCCGGCGACCCAGGAGCGAAACATGAACGCCGTCAAGGAAAAGACCGCGACCAGGGAGACGACCAGACTCGCCAGCTGGCCGGACACGACCAGTTCGCTGAAACGGGTGGTCAGATAGCCATTGCCGGCAATCCCCAGCCGAAAACCGCTGTTGGTGTCCCAGCCGGTCACCGTCGGCTCAATGCCGGCCAGCCAGCGTCCAAAGCGGATAGACCACGGGTCCCGTGAGCCGGTATCGGCCGTGCCGGTATCGCCCGCCTGCCCAAACTCACGCACGGCAAAGTCTTGCACAATCCCAACCACGCGTTCGATGTCCTGGGTGCTGTCCGAGCGCACATAATCCACGATTTCATCAAAATCGTCCGGGTCGCCAGAGAAGGAATACAGCAACAGGTATTGGGCGACGAGGTCTTGCGAGTCCGGAATCACTTCCATTTCGGGCCGATCCTCGTTCATCACCCGGTTCATGCGTTTGATATACTCGGCTAAGGAGAGCGATCCGCCAACGATAGGGTCTTGTTCGACGACGGTTTGGAGGCGGTCGAGTTGGGCGAGCAGCCCCGGATCTTTGAGCAGATCGGGCTGATGTCCTTCAATCGCGATATACAGCGGCAGATTGCCTTGGAATGTCTCGCCCAAGACGGTATCCGCAATCCGCACCGGACTGTTGGGGTCGGACATCTTGATAAATGAGGTATCGACAAAAATGCGCTGCGCACCAAACAGACACACCAGCATGACACCGGTTGTCACGCCCCACACCACGAGTGGTTTTCGCGCCACGCCGACGCCTAAGCGGGACAGCGTCCGGGCCGCCCAGCCCGTCGCCGCCAGGTCACCACTGCGGCCCATCTGGGCGCGCAAGCCACGGCTGACCTTGACCGGCAGGAGGCTTAACAGGGCCGGAAAAAAGGTGATGGAGAAGACCATCGCGGCCAAGACGCCAATGGAGGTAAAGATGCCGAAATAGCGGATCGGGAGAATGCTGGCGGTCAGGAAGGAGAGAAACCCGGCCGCCGTCGTCAGCGAGGTGAAGACCACCGGCTGCCACATCTCTCGCATCGCGGCGAGGACCGCATCGGCCGAGGAAACGTCCGGGTGTTGCAAGACCTCGTCGTAATAGCGGCTCAGAATATGAATCCCATTTGCCACCCCGACCGCCATCAGGATGACCGGCATCATGGTCGAAATGGAGTACATCGGCACACCCACGGTCGCCATAATGCCTAAGGTCCACATCACGGAGGCGCCGACCACCGCCAAGGGGAGCAAGACGCCGCGCACACTCCGATAGGTAAAATACAGCGTGCCGAGGACAATCACGAGGAAGGTCTCCATGTCCTGCCGCATCCCCTCCTCAAAGGTGACCTCCAGAGCGCCTTGGCCCGCAACATGGAATTCCTCTGGAGCGCCGGCCGCTTTTTTCGCCGCAACCATGTCCCGGATCGTCGTATAAACAGCCATCCGTCTGGCCGTACCCTCGAGAGTCCCTCCGCCAGGCTCCATTTTGGCCGTGATAAGCATCCCGGTACCGTCCTGGGAGACGATCCAATTCACGAACATCGAGTTGTGAAACAGAGCCTGCTGTAATGCGGCGAGTGACTCGGGTGAGTGCGGCACCGTTTCCATGAACGGATCAACGGCCATGCCGTCCGCCGTACCGGTGATATTATCGAGCGTGGCCACACTCGCCACGTCTTCGATGCCGGGCAGCAGGGCGATCTTTTCCGAGAATTCTTTGATCGTGGCCAAGGTCCGTGGATTAAAGACGCCGTTTTCGTCCGGATTTTTATTCAGCACCCCAATAACAATCAGGTCGCGAATACCGAAACGCTCCTCGACCAGGTCGTTATAACTCATAACCGGGTCGTTTTGGGGAATAAAAGCGTCGGCATCGCCCTCAAAGCGGAGCGACTGCACCTGGATCCAGGCCAGGCCGGTACAGGCCAGAACAAGGCCAATGACCAGGAAACGAAAGCGGATGATCAAGCGGAAAAATGAATCCATTCTTACCGTAGCTCCTTATACTTCTGGCACTTCCAAATGGATGTAGATACGAGTGCGTGAGTTCACAGATATCAGGCCTCAGATTCTTGGACGGCCACGAGTCGCGCTTCTTTATTGCCATACACAAAACGCGGTTTAAACCGATTCAAGATCGCCGGCAGGACCGTCATCGAGACGATCAAGCAGGCTCCCATACTGAGAGACAGCATGACACCCAGGTAAAAGAGGGACTCGAAGTTTGAGGTGAGAAAAATCAGGAAGCCGCCGATAACCACGACCGCATTAAAAAAGATGGCCTTGCCGGAGGTGGCCATCGTGG from Desulfurellaceae bacterium encodes the following:
- a CDS encoding AMIN domain-containing protein, which translates into the protein MKTLRRIITLGWLGLFVGLGPQTAELRASGPLVLEVQELRLESTAGHKRLNWRFSTAPTEVKAFGLSDPPRLVIDVSGPAQGTISTSYTTHDETVWRIRQGAHPQRLRFVLDFKTDSLPSYTIEHDGTRLSALVQTPGDAREASRQLFPPLRTASGQTASATPAAPSARPQASAPTASGEATPAAAGLHLDELQLGLEDDRQALSFVFSQSPHSVRSFALSDPPRLVLDVTGPVAPGPSARYTARDALVSAVRVGSHSDRLRFVVDLSGSQIPPFEVRQQENRLRLVFAQSPAEGVQAQVLFRRPGTTALAARTPAAPRPAPTAPTVAEAPAPAPPPAPPPTRQAFVPAVTGGRKKYAAELGPPAVAGAD
- a CDS encoding outer membrane lipoprotein-sorting protein — translated: MRTVLLVAGVMLLAPVPAGAEEIPGEPSGLQIAINVDEREDGDDQVSEASWTLTNKAGKQRKRHTLRYWKDYDGNDGLSSKSFIYFSSPPDVKDTTFLNWSQEDADADDDQWIYLPALRKVRRIASGDKENSFMGSDMIYDDMGDREVEEDTHTLVRVEQNNGTKLYVVQAVAKKENYIYSKKLTWVNAETWTTPKIEFYDRKGRLLKIMYQDWVQIDGIWNWRKTVVENQLTGHKTELDISNVKFNQGFRESLFTERSLRKGAP
- a CDS encoding RND family transporter produces the protein MEAVFRTILRFRWLTIGLVLGCTGLAWVQMSTLRFESDAEAMIPTDDPVLHYSDLVEDRFGIRDLIVIGVLNTNPAENGVFNPRTLGIVKDLSEQIALLPGIKAVRDEDIASVATMDNITGTADGMAVNPFMEDVPDTPEALGALKENLFGNPMYVNWLVSQDSTGLLIMAKMEESGGTLEGVARRMAVYSAIEHMVQAQQDAGAPEAFYIAGRGAIEVMVGDYGREDMQTFLPLVVLVVLGALYCTYRSLRGVLLPLVVVVGAVIWTLGLMAALEVPMFFISTMLPVVLMAIGVADGIHILSRYYDELLEHPQLSSSEATVAALCEMWRPVVFTSLTTAAGFLSFVAAPMPPIRQFGFFTAFGVLAAMVFSLTLFPALLSMLPAKVSRGLVRQMRRSGDLAATGWAARTLAVLGRGVARRPLLVWLPTLGIVGLCLVGSRYIPVDSSPIGIFHPDSPVRTADRILRDTFQGTTPVYVVIEGHEPDRLKDPGLLAKLDLLQAEVEQDPMVGGSVSIAEYVKRMNRIMNEDRPEMEVVPTDRDLVAQYLLLYSFSGDPDDFDEVVDYDYQHANVAFYLRSDSTDDVLRVVQRAQDFAEEQFGRAELVDNGQLSHRDPLSIRLGRWLVNIEPTITNWETQSGFRIGFAGNGYFVNRMSELVVSSQAASLVTSLGAVFVLTALMFRSLTAGLITVIPIGVVIIFSFGLLGLLQSPLEIGKSLTASMVIGVGIDYTIHFLNKYRLKVREGLTDPEAITLATMVTSGKAIFFNAVVVIGGFLVFLTSKFLPNYYLGAMMALNMGACLVASMTLLPVMLNTWKPRFVYGPHNGAVVTTRPEDRA
- a CDS encoding RND family transporter; protein product: MKSFFQVVIRLRWLIIALVLGISVLAWGQLRNHLRFESDLDAMVPADNPVSMYKEQVEDRFGMRDNIVVGVLNENPDENGVFNPRTLAIVKELSEKIALLPGIKAVRDEDVSSVATMDNITGTADGMAVDPFMESVPDTPEALAALRNNLFRNEMYVDWLVSRDGTGLLIMAKLESAVDNTAGLAQRAEAYNAIEAMVQAKRDAGVPEQLYVAGRGAMEITVGRYGRQDMATFLPLVLGVVLLTLYLTYRSLRGVLLPFAVVVGSVIWTLGLMGGLGFPLYFISTMMPVVLMAIGVADGIHILSRYYDEILEHPDTDGPTAVVATMSEMWLPVMLTSLTTAAGFLSFLTAPMPPQRDFGLFAAVGVLVAMVLSLTLLPAVLSMLPVKVSRGLARQMARSGDLAATGWAARGLAWLGRSVAQRPLLVWVPSVVVVLVCLAGTQRIVVNTSAIRIFPDSSSIRVAEGVLRQKFQGTVPLYVVIEGHEADRLKDPGLLQQIDRMQAAAEQNPIVGGSVSIAEFIKRMNRVMNEDRPEMEVIPTNRDLVAQYLLLYSFSGEPDDFDEVVDYDYQYANVAFYLREDSSREIAHVVRQVQDYALAEFGRAEQAGEADAEPLALRVGRRLLDLAPVQTGWETDQGFRIGFAGGAYFTYHLSELVISGQVSSLLVSLGAVFVLTAFMFRSVVAGLVNVIPIGIVIIFSFGVMGLFGLELEIGKALTSSMVIGIGIDYTIHFLSKYRLKVRSGLSQPTAITVATMATSGKAIFFNAVVVIGGFAVFLSSNFMPNFYLGAMLMLNMGACLLVSMTVLPAILNTCKPRFVYGRENVL
- a CDS encoding RND family transporter → MDSFFRLIIRFRFLVIGLVLACTGLAWIQVQSLRFEGDADAFIPQNDPVMSYNDLVEERFGIRDLIVIGVLNKNPDENGVFNPRTLATIKEFSEKIALLPGIEDVASVATLDNITGTADGMAVDPFMETVPHSPESLAALQQALFHNSMFVNWIVSQDGTGMLITAKMEPGGGTLEGTARRMAVYTTIRDMVAAKKAAGAPEEFHVAGQGALEVTFEEGMRQDMETFLVIVLGTLYFTYRSVRGVLLPLAVVGASVMWTLGIMATVGVPMYSISTMMPVILMAVGVANGIHILSRYYDEVLQHPDVSSADAVLAAMREMWQPVVFTSLTTAAGFLSFLTASILPIRYFGIFTSIGVLAAMVFSITFFPALLSLLPVKVSRGLRAQMGRSGDLAATGWAARTLSRLGVGVARKPLVVWGVTTGVMLVCLFGAQRIFVDTSFIKMSDPNSPVRIADTVLGETFQGNLPLYIAIEGHQPDLLKDPGLLAQLDRLQTVVEQDPIVGGSLSLAEYIKRMNRVMNEDRPEMEVIPDSQDLVAQYLLLYSFSGDPDDFDEIVDYVRSDSTQDIERVVGIVQDFAVREFGQAGDTGTADTGSRDPWSIRFGRWLAGIEPTVTGWDTNSGFRLGIAGNGYLTTRFSELVVSGQLASLVVSLVAVFSLTAFMFRSWVAGLINIIPISLVMIFSFGLLGLLGIPLEVGKSLTASMVIGIGIDYTIHFLNKYRIKVRAGLTDPEKITAATMATSGKAIFFNALVVTASFLVFLTSNFRPNFYLGAMLSLNMGACLLVSMTVLPAILNTWKPRFVYARTSPVVVRPEPQEPDAGLGFGREQEGAPSA
- a CDS encoding MMPL family transporter translates to TMATSGKAIFFNAVVVIGGFLIFLTSNFESLFYLGVMLSLSMGACLIVSMTVLPAILNRFKPRFVYGNKEARLVAVQESEA